A DNA window from Paraburkholderia phytofirmans OLGA172 contains the following coding sequences:
- a CDS encoding glycosyl hydrolase family 65 protein has translation MSAHEAAWARRWHCSDVEIEGDPGAEQAIRFALYHLNGAANPDDEHVSIGARALTGDDYRGHVFWDTEIYLLPFYILTWPKAARALLMYRFHTLDGARAKASAMGWHGALYAWESADTGAETTPSHGVRPDRTVVEVKSGKQEQHISADIAYAVWQYWQATADEVFLRDAGAEILLETARFWSSRVQAEEDGHCHIRGVIGPDEYHESIDDNAFTNVMARWNIRRALEVVALLRVRWPEHWEGLAARLGLHDDELEQWRIVADTIATGVDLETGLTEQFAGFFSLEDIDLAHYAGRSVPIDVVLGRERTQKAQVVKQADVVALLALLPDEFSRESAAQNFHYYAPRCGHGSSLSRPMHGIVAARLGDTEAALDYFRETSVIDLSDSHAALEGGVHIAGLAGIWSMVVFGFAGLSLRSDSLCLDPHLPAAWESLAFRLQWRGRHIRIRMARGTENLEATLEAGEPTKLTVRGKEFQLDRATTLHVARSRTHHNASGFNDGKQDRLCSGKR, from the coding sequence GTGAGCGCCCACGAGGCCGCCTGGGCAAGACGTTGGCACTGCAGCGACGTCGAAATCGAGGGTGATCCGGGTGCGGAACAGGCCATTCGCTTCGCGCTCTACCACCTGAATGGCGCGGCCAATCCGGACGACGAGCACGTCTCGATTGGCGCACGGGCGCTGACGGGCGACGATTATCGCGGACATGTATTCTGGGACACCGAAATCTACCTGCTGCCGTTCTACATCCTGACGTGGCCGAAAGCGGCGCGCGCGCTGCTTATGTACCGGTTCCACACGCTCGACGGAGCGCGAGCAAAGGCGTCCGCAATGGGCTGGCATGGTGCCCTTTACGCGTGGGAGTCGGCCGACACCGGCGCTGAGACAACACCCTCGCACGGGGTCAGGCCGGACCGCACGGTCGTCGAAGTGAAGTCTGGAAAACAGGAACAGCACATCAGCGCGGACATCGCCTACGCGGTCTGGCAATACTGGCAGGCCACCGCAGACGAGGTTTTTCTGCGCGACGCCGGCGCCGAGATCCTGCTTGAGACCGCCCGCTTCTGGTCAAGCCGGGTGCAGGCGGAGGAGGACGGTCACTGCCATATCCGCGGTGTCATCGGCCCCGACGAATATCACGAGTCGATCGACGACAACGCCTTCACCAATGTCATGGCACGCTGGAATATCCGGCGCGCGCTAGAGGTGGTCGCGTTGCTGCGCGTCCGCTGGCCGGAGCACTGGGAAGGCCTGGCGGCTCGCCTCGGGTTGCACGATGACGAACTGGAGCAATGGCGCATCGTCGCCGACACGATAGCGACCGGCGTCGACCTCGAGACCGGACTGACTGAGCAGTTTGCAGGCTTTTTTTCACTCGAAGATATCGACCTCGCCCACTATGCCGGACGCTCGGTGCCGATCGATGTGGTGCTTGGCCGGGAGCGCACGCAAAAAGCCCAGGTGGTCAAACAGGCCGACGTCGTAGCGCTGCTGGCGCTGCTGCCAGATGAGTTCTCTCGCGAATCGGCGGCGCAGAACTTCCACTACTACGCGCCGCGATGCGGCCATGGCAGTTCGCTAAGCCGCCCCATGCATGGGATCGTTGCGGCCAGGCTGGGTGATACCGAAGCCGCACTGGATTACTTCCGTGAGACGTCGGTCATCGATCTCTCGGATAGTCATGCGGCCCTGGAGGGCGGCGTGCACATTGCAGGTTTGGCTGGCATCTGGTCGATGGTGGTTTTCGGCTTTGCCGGACTATCGCTTCGCAGTGACAGTCTGTGCCTGGACCCACACTTGCCGGCGGCCTGGGAGAGCCTTGCGTTCCGCCTGCAGTGGCGCGGCCGCCACATCAGGATCCGCATGGCGAGGGGCACGGAAAATCTCGAAGCGACGCTCGAAGCGGGAGAGCCAACGAAGCTTACCGTCAGAGGCAAGGAATTCCAGCTAGACCGTGCAACGACGCTCCATGTCGCAAGAAGCCGAACTCACCACAATGCCTCCGGATTCAACGATGGCAAACAGGACCGCTTATGCTCTGGGAAGCGATGA
- a CDS encoding HAD family hydrolase encodes MQTLQSCAIYQSQVAGKPRLSGALAALRALCVPNAEQQAAAYAECKQHHLEALIDAGAVTAFPDALRFVKAVTALGWPIAVASSSKNANTMLRRIRLDDGGSLFDAFSANVCGRDLRHGKPSPVS; translated from the coding sequence GTGCAAACGCTCCAGAGCTGCGCGATCTATCAGTCCCAGGTTGCGGGCAAGCCGCGGCTTAGCGGCGCACTGGCGGCCCTGCGCGCATTGTGCGTGCCCAATGCCGAACAGCAGGCCGCTGCCTATGCTGAATGCAAGCAGCACCACCTGGAGGCGTTAATCGACGCAGGGGCCGTTACTGCTTTCCCCGACGCGCTGCGCTTCGTCAAGGCGGTGACGGCGCTGGGCTGGCCGATCGCGGTCGCATCATCCTCGAAAAACGCCAACACTATGTTACGGCGTATTCGCCTCGACGATGGGGGCAGCCTGTTTGACGCCTTCAGCGCCAATGTCTGCGGTCGTGATCTGCGACACGGCAAGCCGAGCCCGGTGTCGTGA
- a CDS encoding transposase — translation MNAKQTYSVEFREQALAKVLQRGNRSVGTVASELNMNVLTLRKWIRVSNAANRNPGPVDARRPEDWSLEERLLALQQSHGLSDEALNAWCRERGLFAHHLVQWRAQFCSAGTASSARANAPELRDLSVPGCGQAAA, via the coding sequence TTGAATGCGAAACAGACGTATTCTGTCGAATTCAGGGAGCAGGCGCTGGCAAAGGTCCTGCAACGAGGCAACCGGTCCGTAGGAACGGTTGCCTCGGAACTGAACATGAACGTATTAACCTTGAGGAAGTGGATCCGCGTGTCTAACGCCGCAAACCGCAACCCGGGGCCAGTCGATGCACGGCGCCCGGAAGACTGGTCTTTGGAAGAGCGCCTGCTGGCCTTGCAGCAGAGCCATGGGCTGAGCGACGAGGCACTGAACGCGTGGTGCCGTGAACGGGGTCTGTTTGCCCATCACCTGGTCCAGTGGCGCGCCCAGTTCTGCTCGGCCGGCACCGCGAGCAGCGCACGTGCAAACGCTCCAGAGCTGCGCGATCTATCAGTCCCAGGTTGCGGGCAAGCCGCGGCTTAG